A DNA window from Vigna angularis cultivar LongXiaoDou No.4 chromosome 1, ASM1680809v1, whole genome shotgun sequence contains the following coding sequences:
- the LOC128197745 gene encoding uncharacterized protein LOC128197745 — MGAEAFISLCERLRTTGLVKDAIRSTVEEQPSGDEVHPYVLNNNRFYPYFKDCLGAIDGTHVRVRVPRTDAPRFRGRKDWPTQNVFATCDFDMKFTYVLAGWEGTASDSRILKNALDRDDPLVIPQGKYYLGDAGFMLKSTVLTPYRGVRYHLKEFTRTGPQNARELFNHRHSSLRTVIERTFGVLKKRHHSSLLYPTQLYLGVDNNDPLLNEVHNELNEGEEHNVSSSQVREDDYRVGTTIRDAIADEMWRDYEN; from the exons ATGGGTGCAGAGGCATTTATTAGTCTTTGTGAGAGACTAAGAACAACTGGGTTAGTTAAAGATGCCATTCGCTCAACAGTGGAGGAACAA CCATCAGGAGACGAGGTTCATCCATATGTCTTAAACAACAATCGGTTTTATCCTTACTTTAAG GATTGCTTAGGGGCCATAGATGGTACTCATGTTCGTGTGAGGGTGCCAAGAACAGATGCTCCGAGATTTCgtggaagaaaagattggccaactcAAAATGTGTTTGCCACATGTGACTTTGATATGAAATTCACATACGTTCTAGCGGGGTGGGAAGGAACGGCATCTGATTCTAGAATCTTAAAAAATGCTCTCGATCGAGATGATCCGTTGGTCATCCCCCAAG GAAAGTACTATCTTGGCGACGCTGGGTTTATGCTTAAAAGTACAGTATTGACACCATACAGAGGCGTCAGATATCACCTTAAAGAATTCACACGCACAGGACCACAAAATGCACGCGAGCTCTTTAATCATAGACATTCATCATTGAGAACTGTTATAGAAAGAACATTTGGTGTGTTGAAGAAAAG ACATCATTCTAGCTTGTTGTATCCTACACAACTTTATCTGGGAGTTGATAACAATGACCCATTGCTTAATGAGGTTCATAATGAGTTAAATGAAGGGGAAGAGCATAATGTGTCATCTTCTCAAGTTCGAGAAGATGATTATAGGGTCGGTACAACTATTAGGGATGCCATAGCTGATGAAATGTGGCGagattatgaaaattaa
- the LOC108334105 gene encoding F-box protein At2g26160, translating into MDDIVDWSELPLELWPKIGKSLENHMDVVRFRSVCESCRSSIPLSLPNSPSFPMQIPQPMNQSIETVLSQATVFVIEPSFGASNLEPLAPSSKGWLIKVEESKNHSLTLLSPISDRKILFPHGATSPMLWNLLDYRVIELCKSYTIHSRLSATVSKVVFFPNSPWIAVEDSMACCIFLEGRLGFLKHGDEKWTLVDDKNFFYDDVIVFKSQFYVTDKWGTISWVDTSSLKLVQFSPPLCGFGNKKHLVESCGSLYVVDRFYESEPPRRWNYVGRADRDAAVEFFKVYKLDEEWGTWVDVKNLGDRAFVLGKSCSFSVPAKEITGYQENCIYFTDIFNVRAYNLEDRSIVAIDFDPCIDMSLCPNSSLLRIGGQNQLRNN; encoded by the coding sequence ATGGATGACATAGTTGATTGGTCTGAACTTCCCCTAGAGCTATGGCCCAAGATCGGAAAATCTCTGGAAAATCACATGGATGTTGTGAGGTTTCGCAGTGTGTGTGAGTCATGTAGATCTTCTATCCCTCTCTCTCTTCCCAATTCTCCTTCTTTTCCTATGCAGATTCCTCAGCCCATGAACCAATCCATAGAAACCGTGCTCAGCCAAGCCACAGTCTTTGTTATTGAACCAAGCTTTGGAGCCTCCAACTTGGAGCCCTTGGCACCTTCTTCCAAAGGGTGGCTGATCAAGGTTGAAGAATCAAAGAATCATTCCTTAACTTTGCTTAGTCCAATATCCGATCGCAAAATCTTGTTCCCTCATGGCGCTACTTCTCCCATGCTGTGGAACTTGTTGGACTATCGGGTCATTGAGttatgcaaatcatacaccattCACAGTCGCTTATCTGCCACTGTGAGCAAAGTTGTGTTCTTTCCCAATTCCCCTTGGATTGCTGTTGAGGATTCCATGGCTTGTTGCATCTTTTTGGAGGGGAGGTTGGGGTTCTTGAAACACGGAGATGAGAAATGGACTCTTGTGGATGACAAAAACTTCTTCTACGACGATGTCATCGTGTTCAAGAGTCAGTTTTATGTCACTGACAAGTGGGGTACCATTTCATGGGTCGATACATCTTCCTTGAAGTTGGTGCAGTTTTCTCCTCCGTTGTGTGGCTTTGGGAACAAGAAGCATTTGGTGGAGTCATGTGGGAGTCTCTATGTTGTTGATAGGTTCTACGAAAGTGAACCCCCCAGAAGATGGAACTACGTTGGACGTGCTGATCGTGATGCTGCAGTCGAGTTTTTCAAGGTTTATAAGTTGGATGAAGAGTGGGGAACGTGGGTGGATGTGAAAAACTTGGGGGATAGAGCGTTTGTTTTGGGTAAAAGTTGTAGTTTCTCTGTTCCTGCCAAAGAGATAACGGGGTACCAAGAGAATTGCATCTATTTCACAGATATCTTTAACGTTCGTGCGTACAACTTAGAGGATCGTAGTATTGTGGCCATTGACTTTGATCCCTGCATTGACATGTCTCTGTGTCCTAACTCATCTTTGCTCAGAATTGGAGGACAAAATCAGCTTCGCAATAACTGA
- the LOC128197751 gene encoding uncharacterized protein LOC128197751 — protein sequence MDRGKGQMIESSAGTREFIKWTEDMDARLLHSMIEESRLGNRVDGSWTTQAYNNMVQYLHSCGYVNVSKNNVKNRQKVLKDRWREVHDLFGGLSGFAWNAVTMRFEAEDEVWADLIQSRPTATKWRVNSIRHYDLMVDLWAADRATGSGVRTARQARRQRVGPRVQVDLNQNMDYIPEEPNYHEYRDPTPPSPPPSVDEYSPGQTQSVSSGGTSSS from the exons ATGGACAGGGGTAAGGGACAAATGATCGAGTCATCTGCTGGTACAAGAGAGTTCATTAAATGGACTGAGGACATGGATGCTAGGCTTTTGCATTCTATGATCGAGGAGAGTCGTTTGGGTAATAGGGTTGACGGTAGTTGGACAACCCAAGCGTATAATAACATGGTTCAATACCTTCATAGTTGTGGTTATGTTAAtgttagtaaaaataatgtaaaaaatcgTCAAAAGGTATTGAAAGACAGATGGCGTGAGGTTCATGACCTCTTTGGTGGATTGAGTGGATTCGCATGGAACGCCGTTACTATGAGATTTGAAGCTGAGGACGAAGTGTGGGCTGATCTCATCCAg TCAAGGCCAACTGCAACCAAGTGGAGGGTTAATAGCATCAGACACTACGATTTAATGGTCGATTTATGGGCTGCGGATCGAGCAACTGGGAGTGGTGTTCGGACCGCTCGTCAAGCGCGTCGTCAGCGGGTTGGGCCTCGTGTACAGGTTGATTTGAATCAGAATATGGACTACATTCCTGAAGAGCCTAACTATCACGAATACAGAGACCCAACTCCACCATCACCTCCTCCATCCGTGGATGAGTACAGTCCAGGGCAGACTCAATCTGTGTCATCCGGAGGAACTTCATCCTCATGA
- the LOC108323868 gene encoding conserved oligomeric Golgi complex subunit 8: MELGSSESEAALPLPLASESQQPYVSELLSFTLDRLHKEPELLRVDADRIRRQMQEVAVANYRSFIAAADALIAIRHEVSSIDNHLESLINEIPKLTSGCTEFIESAEQILEKRKMNQTMLANHSTLLDLLEIPQLMDTCVRNGNYDEALDLEAFVAKLSTMHPKLPVIQALAAEVRLTTQSLLSQLLQKLRSNIQLPECLRIIGYLRRIGVFSEYGMRLLFLRCREAWLTGILEDLDQTNPYEYLKGMINCHRMHLFDVVNQYRAIFADDTSGSEENYDGGLLFSWAMHQITSHLQTLKVMLPKISEGGSLSNILDQCMYCAMGLGWVGLDFRGLLPSLFEEAVLNLFSKNMSTAVENFQLVLDSHRWVPLPAVGFSGSSVGDENHEDVTPPSNLMEHPPLAVFINGVSAAMNELRPCAPISLKHVLAQELIKGLRAVSDSLLLYNTTRVLRANESGLFLSLCRSFTEVAYPHCATCFGRCYPGGATLVMDAKNVYNGISRLLEASSARELPKAVNSGESKSVAENGELPKMENGETPDAKESETVNGKEVHAEGPEEGPEEGHTSQTDQDDTNLEKPLE; encoded by the exons ATGGAGTTAGGATCATCGGAATCGGAGGCGGCGCTTCCCCTTCCTCTGGCGTCGGAGTCACAGCAACCCTACGTCTCCGAACTCCTATCATTCACTCTTGATCGCCTTCACAAGGAGCCCGAACTCCTCCGCGTCGATGCCGACCGCATTCGCCGCCAAATGCAAGAGGTCGCCGTCGCCAATTACCGATCTTTCATTGCCGCTGCCGACGCCTTAATCGCCATTCGCCACGAAGTCTCCTCCATTGACAACCATCTCGAATCTCTC ATAAATGAGATCCCAAAGCTGACATCTGGATGTACTGAATTCATAGAATCTGCTGAGCAGATTTtggagaagaggaagatgaaccAAACAATGCTAGCTAATCACAGTACTTTGCTTGACTTGCTGGAAATTCCTCAACTCATGGACAC ATGTGTACGGAATGGGAATTATGATGAAGCCCTAGATTTGGAAGCATTTGTTGCCAAACTTTCAACCATGCATCCAAA GTTACCCGTGATTCAAGCACTGGCTGCAGAGGTTAGGCTGACTACCCAATCACTTCTTTCTCAGCTTCTACAGAAACTTCGTTCAAATATTCAG TTACCTGAATGCCTTCGCATTATTGGATATCTACGGCGAATAGGAGTATTTAGTGAATATGGAATGCGTTTGCTG ttctTGAGATGCCGAGAGGCCTGGCTTACTGGTATACTTGAGGATCTAGACCAGACAAATCCATACGAGTACTTAAAAGGGATGATCAACTGTCACAGAATGCATCTTTTTGATGTCGTTAACCAATATCGAGCAATATTTGCTGATGACACATCAGGTAGCGAGGAAAATTATGATGGTGGACTTCTTTTTAGCTGGGCAATGCACCAAATTACCTCACACCTGCAAACTTTGAAAGTCATGCTTCCAAAGATATCTGAAGGTGGATCACTGTCAAATATTTTGGATCAGTGCATG TACTGTGCCATGGGACTTGGTTGGGTTGGACTAGATTTTCGAGGCTTGCTCCCATCACTTTTTGAAGA AGCTGTTCTGAACTTATTCTCCAAAAATATGAGTACTGCAGTAGAGAATTTTCAG TTGGTCTTGGATTCACATCGATGGGTTCCCTTGCCAGCAGTTGGCTTTTCTGGAAGTTCTGTTGGTGATGAAAATCACGAGGATGTCACTCCGCCCTCTAATTTGATGGAGCATCCACCTCTTGCTGTTTTTATTAATG GTGTATCTGCAGCAATGAATGAGCTACGTCCATGTGCCCCAATAAGTCTAAAACATGTCCTTGCCCAAGAATTGATTAAGGGATTACGGGCAGTTTCTGATTCATTGTTGCTGTACAATACAACGCGAGTGCTACGGGCTAACGAGTCGGGGCTTTTCCTCTCACTCTGCCGGTCATTTACTGAG gTTGCTTATCCCCATTGCGCAACTTGTTTTGGGCGTTGCTATCCTGGTGGAGCAACTCTTGTTATGGATGCCAAGAATGTTTATAATGGAATCAGCCGCCTTTTAGAGGCCTCCTCTGCACGAGAACTCCCAAAGGCAGTGAACAGTGGAGAATCCAAGAGCGTAGCTGAGAATGGCGAACTGccaaaaatggaaaatggagAAACTCCTGATGCCAAAGAATCTGAAACCGTCAATGGCAAAGAAGTGCACGCAGAAGGCCCTGAAGAAGGTCCTGAAGAAGGCCATACTTCGCAGACAGATCAGGACGACACTAATCTTGAAAAGCCGCTTGAATAA